GTTAAAGTTGTTTCTGATTCAAAATTAGGAACAATTATAGAATAAAATTTATAATAGGAGTTTACAATTATGCCTGAACAAATAATGAATAATTTAAACGAAAGAATGGAAAAAGCTATTGCTAGTTTACGTCGTGAATTAGCATCAATTAGAGCTGGAAAAGCTAGTGCTGCTGTTTTAGATAGATTAACAGTTGATTACTATGGTGTACCAACTCCAATTAACCAAGTAGCTGGTGTTTCTGTTCCAGAACCAAAAATGCTTGTTATTTCTCCATATGAAAAAACTTTATTAGGAGATATCGAAAAAGTTATTCAAGCATCTGATTTAGGATTAAATCCAGCTAATGATGGTACAGTAATCCGTATTGTGTTCCCAGCATTAACTGAAGAACGTCGTAAAGAACTTGCTAAATTAGTAGGTAAAGAATCAGAAGGTGCTAAAGTTGCAGTACGTAACGTGCGTCGTGATGCTATGGATTCAATGAAAAAATTAGAAAAATCATCTCAAATTACTGAAGATGATCTAAAAGGATATTCTGATGATATTCAAAAAGTAACAGATAAATTTATTGCTGAAATCGATAAAGTAACTAAAGAAAAACAAGATGAGTTAATGAGCGTATAATATTATGGAAATGACAGAAATTATTGCTAAAATTAATTCATTAAACGCTACAAAAAAAGAGCGTGAATTAACAGCTGAGGAATCAGAAGAATTAGCTAAATATAGACAACTATATTTGCAAAATTTTAAAGCTAATATGAGAAACATATTAGATAATACAAGAGTAATAAATGAAAACGGAGAAGATATAACTCCTAAGAAGAAAGGAAATTAACAATGAGTGCAACTGCAGTTACAATTTTAGTTGGAGCAATTTGTTTACTTGCTGGTGTTGTAGGAGGATTCTTCCTAGCAAGACGTAATTTCATGAACTACATGGAAAAAAATCCTCAAATTAACGAAGATATGGTTATGAGTATGATGAGTCAAATGGGACAAAAACCATCTCGTAAAAAAATTAACCAAGTTATGAGCAACATGCAAAAAGCGCAAAAACAAGCTCAAAAACAAATGAAAAAATAATAAAATTAAACAGATGTGTAGAAAATGCACATCTGTTTTTCTTTTATATCTATATTTATATCTATAATAGAAATTTTTTTTCTAAAGAAGATTTAACTGCTATTGAATGTCCTGTAACTGGGTGTGAAAATTCAACTTTTAATGCTCCTAAATACATTTTATCGTATTTATATCCATCTTTAGAATAAAGTTTATCGCCAATAATTGCAACTCCATTAGAGGCTAAATGAACACGGATTTGATGTGTTCTCCCAGTTTCTAATGATACTGTTACTAAAAATCTATTTTGATCTATCTTTTCGCACGAAAGAATATTAGTAATTGCATTTTTACCATTTTTTGTTACTGCCATCTTGTTCTTTTCTTTACTATCTCTACCTATATTTGAATTGATAGTTTGTGGTTTAATATTATTTTTTATTAATGCAGAATAGTAACGTTTAATTTGTCTTTGTTCAAGCATCTGATCTAGTTTTGCTTTAATTAGTGGTGTTTTGGCTAGTATTACTAATCCACAAGTATCAATATCTAGTCTATGGATAGGTTCTAAGTAGTTGTAGTTAGAGATTAA
This is a stretch of genomic DNA from Gemella haemolysans. It encodes these proteins:
- the frr gene encoding ribosome recycling factor, with amino-acid sequence MPEQIMNNLNERMEKAIASLRRELASIRAGKASAAVLDRLTVDYYGVPTPINQVAGVSVPEPKMLVISPYEKTLLGDIEKVIQASDLGLNPANDGTVIRIVFPALTEERRKELAKLVGKESEGAKVAVRNVRRDAMDSMKKLEKSSQITEDDLKGYSDDIQKVTDKFIAEIDKVTKEKQDELMSV
- a CDS encoding DUF896 domain-containing protein, translated to MTEIIAKINSLNATKKERELTAEESEELAKYRQLYLQNFKANMRNILDNTRVINENGEDITPKKKGN
- a CDS encoding YneF family protein, with translation MSATAVTILVGAICLLAGVVGGFFLARRNFMNYMEKNPQINEDMVMSMMSQMGQKPSRKKINQVMSNMQKAQKQAQKQMKK
- a CDS encoding RluA family pseudouridine synthase, producing MKFNITQTFPTVESYLSQFLKVSKKNIHTIRMNNHHNKESIKINSNEAELNSPLKVGDILEVNIDLATSKYKENSTVSITKEFEDEYLLVVSKPFGIKTHPNDIELEDDTLVNYLISNYNYLEPIHRLDIDTCGLVILAKTPLIKAKLDQMLEQRQIKRYYSALIKNNIKPQTINSNIGRDSKEKNKMAVTKNGKNAITNILSCEKIDQNRFLVTVSLETGRTHQIRVHLASNGVAIIGDKLYSKDGYKYDKMYLGALKVEFSHPVTGHSIAVKSSLEKKFLL